GCATCGTGACGATCAGTAGGACTCACGAGAGCCACCTCCCTTGGCTCGCGGATCGAGCACGCCGTAGGTCAGATCTGCGACGGTGATGCCGATGACCATCGCGATCGTGATGATGATGAACCCGCCCATCATCAGCGGGTAGTCCCGCGCGTTGATCCCCTGGATGAGGTAGAAGCCGACGCCGGGGTAGGCGAAGATGTTCTCGATGATGACCGCACCGCCGAAGACGGTGCCGATGGCGATCATCAGCCCGGTGTACATCGGCAGGATAGCGTTGCGAGCGACGTAGCGCATCGCGATCCGCCGGGTCGAGAGGCCCCGCAGGCGTGCGACCCGGAGGTAGTCCTCCCCGAGCACGCGGATCGAGTTGCCCCGCATCGACAGCGCCCAGCCGCCGAACCCGACCAGCGCCATCGAGGCGATCGGCAGGGCACCGTGATAGAGGACGCTGCCCAGGAACGAGGCGTTGAAGCCGACGGTCAGCTCCGACGCGTACCGCCCGCCCGTCGGGAACAGCTGCATGCGGTAGCCCAGATACGAGACGAACAGCAGTGCGAGGACATAGCCCGGCGTCGAGTTCAGCACGAGCCCGACGCCCGTACTGGCCACGTCGAATCTCGATCCCTCTCTGTAGGCCATGAACGCGCCCAGCGAGACGCCGATGGTGAACGCCAGGAACAGCGCCGTCGCCGTCAGGAACACCGTCCACGGGATGGCCGGCCCGATGATCGACATGACGGGGTCGCCGTAGCGCGTCGAGACGCCGAAGTCGCCCTGCAACATCGCGGCCATGTACTCGTAGTACTGGACGTACATGGGCTCGTTCACGGCGATGTTGGTCTGGGCCGCGATGCGAGCGTTGATCTCGGACATCGAGAGGTCACTCCCGCCCTGCTGGACGGCCTGGGCCCGCAGGTAATCGAGCGGGCCGCCCGGCAGCAGTCGGACCAGTCCGAAGCTGGCCGAGATCACCACGTAGACGGTGAGCACCGATTGCGCGATGCGTTTCAGTACGTAGCTCATGGCTCTCCTACTGGTTGGCTGTCGACAGCTCGTCGACGATGTCGACGGGTGTGACGGTCTCGCTGTCGCGTTCCTCGTCGTGGAGGATCGGCGATTCGAACTCGCCTGGGAGGTTCCAGGCGTTCTTGGCGTCCCAGCTGTTGAAGATCCAGTCGAAGTGGAAGTACGGGTACGAGTGGTCGTAGGAGGCCCATCCCTGGAGTCCGACGACGAAGTCGCCGTTGGAGTAGTCACTCCCCCAGTACGTGGAGTTGTCGAGCATGATGGACTCGGCCTTGATACCGAAGTCCTTGAGGTTCGAGACGATCGTCTCGACGCCGGTCACCCAGTCCGAGAAGCCCGACGGCCCCTTGATCGGCAGTTCGAGGGGCTCGCCGTCCTTCTGCCAGGTGCCGTTCTGTTTCTCGTAGCCGGCGTCGCGAAGCAGTGACGCGGCCGCTTCGGTCTGGGACTCGCCCGGACCGTAGGTCTCGAACTCGTCGACGACGCCCTCGAGCCAGCCGCCCTCGATCTGGTTGTTGAACTCGCCTGTCAGTCCGCTGGGGTAGGTGACCGCGAGCTTGGACTTGGTGCCCGCACCGGAGTTGAGCGCCGCGTTCTCGCGGTTGACGACGTGGGCGATCGCCTTGCGGACCCGGACATCGTCGACGGGCTCTTCCTCGAAGTTGAACATCAGCCCCATCCCCCAGTGACGCGGGATGAGACTGACCTGCATCGAGTCGGGCAGCTGGTTCAGCCGGTTCTGGGGCATGAACAGCGTCGCGGACCCGTCGGTCTCGTTGTTGATCAGCGAGTTCCAGCGCCCCTGGTTCTGTGGCTTGTAGAGATACTCGGCCTCGGGGACGTTGATGTTGTCCGCGTCCGGGTGGTCCTCGTACTTGGACACCAGCGTGCGCTGGCTGTCGGCGTCCTCGAACTGGAAGGGGCCACAGCCGACCGGTTCGGGGGTCGTGTCGTTGGTGAGGTCGCTGAGCGCCGACGCGCGCTCGTCCTCATCGGCGGCCTCGTCGAGTGCGGTGACGAACTCCCCGTAGGAGTCGTCGTGGGCGGTGAGGCGCTTGGGCTGGAGGTACGCGAGCAGGATCGTCTCGCTCGCGGGTTCGGCCAGCGTGATCTCGACTGTCGACTCGTCGACCGTCGTGACCCGGTCCGACACCGCGCCCATGTCCTCGGGCGCGACGAAGTTACCCAGGGAACCGCCGTTGTAGATGTCGAGCTTGACCTGGTTGGCCACGTCCGTCGCGGTGACGTCGTCGCCGTTGTGCCAGGTCAGCCCCTCGCGGACGGTGAGCGAGACCGTCTCCTCGCCGACTTCCCAGTCCTGGATGGCGTAGCCAGTGTACTCCTGGGTCGCGAGGTTGTACTTCATGAACCGATCGAACATCAGCCGACGGGCTTCGCCGTAGTTTTGCCCGTTCCAGGGGTTGTACTGCGAGTCCTGGGGGACTGCCCACTGTGCGAAGGTCAGGCGGTCGTCGTCGGAGTCGTCCGTCGCCGTCCACTGACCCTCCCGCGGGAGCCACTCTGTGGGCCAGTACGTCTGGACCGCGTCGCTGTCGGCACCGGGCACGTTCCAGTCGTCGGTCGACTGGAACGACTGGGCGAGCTTCTCCATGACCGGTAGGACCGGCAGCGTCTGGTTCGTGATGTAGGCCAGTTCCTGGATCTTGCGCTGGGCCTCGCTGGTGGCCTGGACCTCGGTCGCGGTCTCGCTGTCGGTCGGGTCCGCGTCGGTCTCGTCGCCGCCGTCACCGGACGCCTCGGTCGCCGTCTGCTGGGCCTGCTGTCCGCCACAGCCCGCGAGGCCGGCGATGCCGGCCAGGCTGACGCCGCTGACGAAACGGCGACGGGAGAGTATCGACTGGTGCTCGTGATCGGTATGATTATTCGCCATGTTCGTCTACTGCTGTGGGACACCCCCACAATAAAAATTCCGGTAGAATAGGTTCTTCGCGATTCTCGCAGAACTTAAGTAGGAGTCTTGCTTCGTCGTTCGTGAACGAAAGCAGGCGAGCCGCCTGCACGTCGTCGAACACCGACCCACGATGACACAGCACAGCACGCACCGGCCGAGAACGGCCACGAGATCGCCCGACGCGGCGACGGTACCGACTCGACCGGTTCAGCGACGAGGCACGACCGAGCGACCAACTGGACGGGGCCACACGGACGAACCTCGCGTTCGTCCCCCCGTCGAGGCTGTCGAACGAACGCTTCGTTCGAGACGCACAGACAGCCACGCCCCACAGACAGGCCGCCGCGCCGGTGAGTGGCGGTGAGCGAGACAGCCAAGCGGGTGCGAGCCGACCGCCAGTGGTGGAAAGAGGCCGTCGTCTACCAGATCTACCCGAAGAGCTTCTTCGACAGCGACGGCGACGGGATCGGTGACCTCGCTGGCATCACCGAGAAGGTCGACTACCTCGACGCGCTCGGGGTCGACGCGGTCTGGCTCTGTCCCGTCTACGACTCGCCACAGGCCGACAACGGCTACGACATCAGCGACTACCGGTCGATCTTCGACACGTACGGCGACCTGGCCGACTGGGAGCGCCTCCTGTCCGAACTCCACGACAGGGACATCAGGCTCGTCATGGATCTCGTCGTCAACCACACGTCCAGCGAACACGAGTGGTTCCAGCGCTCGCGCCGTGGCGAGGGCGAGTACGCCGACTACTACCACTGGCGCGACGGTCGCCCGGCCGCGGAGGCCGACTACGACACCGACGACGGCCCCGCCGACGAGGTCGCCCCCAACAACTGGGAGTCGATCTTCGGCGGCCCCGCGTGGGCCTACGACGAGGAACGCGAGCAGTGGTACCTCCACCTCTTCGACGAGAGCCAGCCGGACCTCAACTGGGAGCATGAGGCCGTCCGCGAGGACGTGTACGAGATGATGGGCTGGTGGCTCGACCGCGGGATCGACGGGTTCCGCATGGACGTGATCAACCTCGTCTCGAAGACGCCGGGGCTTCCGGACGGCGACCCCGACGGTGGCCTCGTCGGCGCAGAGCACTTCATGAACGGGCCCAAGGTCCACGACTACCTCTCGGAGCTGGTCGCCGAAGCCATCCCGGACGACGACATTCTCACCGTCGGCGAGACGCCGGGGGCGAGCGTCGAGGACGCCCAGCGGTTCGTCGGCGAGGACGGCCTCTCGATGGTGTTCCAGTTCGAGCACGTCAACGTCGGCCACGAGGGCGACAAGTGGTCGCTGGAGGACTACTCGCTGGTCGAACTCAAAGAGAGTCTGGCACGCTGGCAGAACGGACTGGCCGACGAGGGGTGGAACAGCCTCTACCTGAGCAACCACGACCAGCCCCGGACCGTCTCTCGGTTCGGCGACGACGGGCAGTATCGCGACCGTTCGGCGAAGCTGCTCGGGACGCTGCTGTACACGCTCCAGGGGACGCCGTTCGTCTACCAGGGCCAGGAGATCGGCATGACAAACGCCCCCTTCGAGTCGAAGTCCGAGCTGCGAGACGTGGAGTCGATCAACTTCGTCGAGGAGGCCATCGAGAGCGGCACGGCCGAGAGCTACGAGGACGTACGCGACGCCGTCGAGACCGTCGGCCGCGACAACGCCCGCACGCCGATGCAGTGGTCCGACGACGAGAACGCCGGCTTCACCGACGGCGAACCGTGGCTCAAGGTCAACCCCAACTACGACGCGATCAACGTCGAGCAGGCACGCGCCGACCCGGACTCGGTGTGGCACTACTACCGCGAGCTCGGCGACCTCCGCGCGGACCGGGACCTGCTCGTCTACGGCACGTTCGACTTGCTCGCGCCCGACGACGAACAGGTGTTTGCCTACACCCGGACGCTGGCCGACGAGCGCGCGCTCGTCGTCCTCAACGTCTCGGCGCAGGCGGCCACGTTCGCGGTCCCCGACGACGCTGGCGACGGCCTCGAACTCGCGATTGCGAACGTGAACGCCCCCGAAACGCCCGGCAGCACCGTCGAACTCGATCCCTACGAGGCGCGCGTCTATCTGACGCCCGCGGATAGCACCGACCGACCGACGACCACGAACTCCGATTCGACATGAGCACGAACACACTCACGACGCTGGAGCACATCGACCGCGAATGGTGGAAAGAGGCCGTCGTCTACCAGATCTACCCCCGAAGCTTCAACGACACCGACGGGGACGGCGTGGGCGACTTACAGGGTATCGTCGACAAGGTCGACTACATCGACTCGCTGGGCGTCGACCTCGTCTGGCTGTGCCCGGTCTATGGCTCGCCCAACGAGGACAACGGCTACGACATCAGCGACTACCACTCGATCATGGACGAGTTCGGCGACATGGCCGACTGGGAGCGCCTGCTGGCCGAACTCCACGATCGGGACATCCGGCTGATCATGGACCTCGTCCTGAACCACACGTCCAGCGAACACGAGTGGTTCCAGCGCTCGCGCCGCCGCGAGGGCGAGTACGCCGACTACTACTACTGGCGCGACGGTCGCCCGGCCGCGGAGGCCGACTACGACACCGACGACGGTCCCGCCGACGAGGTCGCCCCCAACAACTGGGAGTCGATCTTCGGCGGCCCCGCATGGAGCTACGTCCCAGAGCGCGAGCAGTGGTACCTCCACCTCTTCGACGAGAATCAGCCGGACCTCAACTGGCGGAATCCGACCGTCCGTCGGGCGATGAAAGACGTGGTCTCGTGGTGGCTCGACCGCGGGATCGACGGCTTCCGCATGGACGCGGTGTCTCACATGTCCAAGACCGACGGTCTCCCGGACGGCGACCCCGATGGCACGCCCACCGGGATCGAACACTTCAGCCACGGCCCCCGGCTGGAGGAGTACCTGACCGAGCTGTCGGCGGACGTGCTCTCGAATCACGACATCACGACCGTCGCGGAGATGGGCCACACCTCGATCGAGCAGGCCGCAAGCTACCTCGAAGACGACGCCGTCGGGCTGGACATGATCTTCCAGTTCAGCCACATGGGCGTCGACGGCGGCTGGGACCCCGAGACCGTCGGCGAGTGGGATCTCACCGAGTTCAAACGGATCATGTCCGAGCGCCAGGACGCGCTCGCGGACCGTGGCTGGGACGCCCTCTTCCTGGGCAACCACGACCAGCCCCGGATCGTCTCCCGGTTCGGCGACGAGGCCGCCCACCGCGAGTCGGCCTCGCTGATCGCGACCTTCCTGCTGACGATGCGAGGGACCCCTTACATCTACCAGGGCGAGGAGATCGGCATGACCAACGCGGACTTCGAGAGCCTCGACGAGATCGACGACCCGCAGACGGTCGGTCGCGTCGAGCAGTACATCGCCGACGGCGTCGCGGACTCCTACGAGGAGCTTCGCGAGGTCGTCAACGCCCAGAGCCGCGACCACGCCCGGACGCCGATGCAGTGGTCCGACGAGGCGGGGACGGGCTTTACCGACGGCGAACCGTGGCTCAAGTGCAACGCCGACTACACCGAGATCAACGTCGCCGCCCAGCGAGACGACCCGGCGTCGGTACTGAACCAGTACCGGACGCTGATCGACCTCCGCCAGTCGACGGACGCGCTGGTCTACGGCGACTACGAGCTACTCACGCCCGAGGACGACCAGCTCTACGCGTACACGCGGACGCTCGACGACGAACGGGTGCTCGTGGTGCTCAACTGGTCGAGCGAGTCGGCGACGTTCGAGGGCAGCGAGATCGATGCCGGCGATGCGACGGTGCTGTACGGGAATCGCGACGACCCGCCGACCGATCCCACCGGAGCGTCGCTCCGGCCGTGGGAAGCCGTCGTCTACCGGCTGTAGGGCTCTGTCCCTCGTCGCTCGGCGACGCCGACTTCGCAGGCCGTCACCGGTCAGACGGTTCGAGTACTCTGTCACCAACGGTACTGTGAACGGCGAACAGCCAGTTCACACGATCGTTACAGAGACGTGTCTCCCCACGAACACCAGGCGCACTGACCGAACTGACCGGATACGTTCGGTGTGTTACTATAGCCGTCTGGAACAGTGGCGGAAGATCTAGACGCTCCGTCGCAAAGCGAACACTGTACCGGGAGCAAAATGGGTAGCAAACGCCGGTCTGGACATCACCGAGCAGCGTCGTCCACAATCAGAACCACAGTGCTATCTCCAAAATATATCCAAAGGAAGTAAGCTAACGGTATAGTGCGTTCAGACTTTCTCAGTGTCATGCGATAAAACGACATTCTCATACAGAAAACAGCCATATATCCAGATCTGTCAGAGATATAGTCATTTATAACAAAACACTCGTGTTCCAATATTATAAACCCTTATGCTATACATGGGTGAGAAAATCTTGAAGTGATGGCAAAAATAGAGATTTGGAGATATATACGGAGATATAGTAGCAGATAAATCAGAGTGTTCGTGGATATCCAATTGGTATCTCGTACTACCGTCAGCCAGGTGTGGGTTGCCTCGGGAAAGCGGTAATTCCAGTGCCCAGAGCCATAACGACAGTACATCTGTTATATCCACTCAAGAGAGGTAGGATACGCACGAAGAGAGACGGACTGGCGTGCTGCTCAGCCACTTCGATGCCCTCTCTGCGAGGGAAATATTCGACAGCAGATCGGTCGCTCAGATCGTCACCGAAAGCAGATGTAATAAAATATATTTATTTGGGTGATACACATCGACCTAGAACCCATCAACAATATTATAATATATTCCTACATCACATGAAGAAGACACCGATAGCGTTTGAAAACAGAGATACTGCTACTTTCACGATTCAAAAGAAAAAGACATTTATCATATGATTATTGATCTGCTCCAAGCTTCTAAATACATACGTGCAAATACATGCGTCGCGGAGTCGTGCGATAGACATTCATGCGAAGGACACAATGGACCGTGCATGGATCGAGAAACGCTCAAGCAAGCGCTGGAAAATGCAGATCTCACGGCCTACGAGGCCGAAGCGTACTTGACGCTCGTCAACTACGGTCGTCTGCCTGCTGTGGACGTCGCAAAGAAGTCAGACGTGCCAACGTCCCAGGTGTACGATACGCTCCGCTCGCTGGAGTCGAAGGGGTTCGTCGAGACGATCGACCAGGATCAGTTGCACGCTGAACCGTCGGATCCCGTCGAAATCCTCAGACACCTGCGTGAACGCGGAGAGTTGTTCACGGACGCCGCCGAAGAACTGGAAGACCGCTGGGAGCAACCAGACCTCAACGACCATCGGGTCGGCGTCGTCAAGCACGCCGAGACGGTGCTCGAACACGTCCGGACACAGGTACGGGACGCGAACACCGCCGTGGAAGTCGCGTTGACCGCCGATCAGTTCGAATCACTGCGGGGAGAGCTGAAGTCGGCCGCCAAACGCGGTGTGATCGTTCACGTCGCGATCTATTACGAGTCCGATCTCGACGAGCGGAGCACGTCGTGGGACGTCTCGATGACGAACCTCGAAATCCGCGTCGTGAAGATACCCGGTCCTTTCCTCGCAGTGCTCGATCGGAGTCGGTCGTACTTTGCTCCGAACTCGCGGGCGACGGAGAACTACGGTATCCTCATCAACGACAACATTCTCTCCTTTATCAACCACTGGTACTTCCAGACCTGTCTCTGGTACTCGTGGGACCCGTTAGTGCCGAACCACGAACTGCCGAAACCCTACGTCAGCCTCAAGGAATTTATCCGAGAGATCGCGCCGCTGTACCACGACGGCGCGAATATCGCCGTGACCGTCTCGGGCATCGATATAGAGACCGAAGAGTTCAGGACGGTCACCGGTGCAGTCACAGACATCGACTACCCCAACGAGGTCCGTGATGGCTCGCCGTCGCTCGAACAGCTCTCGACGTACGCAGTGGTGACGCTCACGACGGGTGAAGAGGTGGTCTCCATCGGTGGATGGGGCGCGGTGTACGAGGATCTCGAAGCCCAGAAGATCACCCTGGAAGCGATCTCGTTCGACTATCCCGGTCAGTCGTAAGTCGTCTCGACGGCGAGTTCGACCGTG
Above is a genomic segment from Halomicrobium sp. LC1Hm containing:
- a CDS encoding alpha-glucosidase, whose translation is MSTNTLTTLEHIDREWWKEAVVYQIYPRSFNDTDGDGVGDLQGIVDKVDYIDSLGVDLVWLCPVYGSPNEDNGYDISDYHSIMDEFGDMADWERLLAELHDRDIRLIMDLVLNHTSSEHEWFQRSRRREGEYADYYYWRDGRPAAEADYDTDDGPADEVAPNNWESIFGGPAWSYVPEREQWYLHLFDENQPDLNWRNPTVRRAMKDVVSWWLDRGIDGFRMDAVSHMSKTDGLPDGDPDGTPTGIEHFSHGPRLEEYLTELSADVLSNHDITTVAEMGHTSIEQAASYLEDDAVGLDMIFQFSHMGVDGGWDPETVGEWDLTEFKRIMSERQDALADRGWDALFLGNHDQPRIVSRFGDEAAHRESASLIATFLLTMRGTPYIYQGEEIGMTNADFESLDEIDDPQTVGRVEQYIADGVADSYEELREVVNAQSRDHARTPMQWSDEAGTGFTDGEPWLKCNADYTEINVAAQRDDPASVLNQYRTLIDLRQSTDALVYGDYELLTPEDDQLYAYTRTLDDERVLVVLNWSSESATFEGSEIDAGDATVLYGNRDDPPTDPTGASLRPWEAVVYRL
- a CDS encoding alpha-glucosidase, which codes for MSETAKRVRADRQWWKEAVVYQIYPKSFFDSDGDGIGDLAGITEKVDYLDALGVDAVWLCPVYDSPQADNGYDISDYRSIFDTYGDLADWERLLSELHDRDIRLVMDLVVNHTSSEHEWFQRSRRGEGEYADYYHWRDGRPAAEADYDTDDGPADEVAPNNWESIFGGPAWAYDEEREQWYLHLFDESQPDLNWEHEAVREDVYEMMGWWLDRGIDGFRMDVINLVSKTPGLPDGDPDGGLVGAEHFMNGPKVHDYLSELVAEAIPDDDILTVGETPGASVEDAQRFVGEDGLSMVFQFEHVNVGHEGDKWSLEDYSLVELKESLARWQNGLADEGWNSLYLSNHDQPRTVSRFGDDGQYRDRSAKLLGTLLYTLQGTPFVYQGQEIGMTNAPFESKSELRDVESINFVEEAIESGTAESYEDVRDAVETVGRDNARTPMQWSDDENAGFTDGEPWLKVNPNYDAINVEQARADPDSVWHYYRELGDLRADRDLLVYGTFDLLAPDDEQVFAYTRTLADERALVVLNVSAQAATFAVPDDAGDGLELAIANVNAPETPGSTVELDPYEARVYLTPADSTDRPTTTNSDST
- a CDS encoding TrmB family transcriptional regulator, producing the protein MDRETLKQALENADLTAYEAEAYLTLVNYGRLPAVDVAKKSDVPTSQVYDTLRSLESKGFVETIDQDQLHAEPSDPVEILRHLRERGELFTDAAEELEDRWEQPDLNDHRVGVVKHAETVLEHVRTQVRDANTAVEVALTADQFESLRGELKSAAKRGVIVHVAIYYESDLDERSTSWDVSMTNLEIRVVKIPGPFLAVLDRSRSYFAPNSRATENYGILINDNILSFINHWYFQTCLWYSWDPLVPNHELPKPYVSLKEFIREIAPLYHDGANIAVTVSGIDIETEEFRTVTGAVTDIDYPNEVRDGSPSLEQLSTYAVVTLTTGEEVVSIGGWGAVYEDLEAQKITLEAISFDYPGQS
- a CDS encoding ABC transporter permease — protein: MSYVLKRIAQSVLTVYVVISASFGLVRLLPGGPLDYLRAQAVQQGGSDLSMSEINARIAAQTNIAVNEPMYVQYYEYMAAMLQGDFGVSTRYGDPVMSIIGPAIPWTVFLTATALFLAFTIGVSLGAFMAYREGSRFDVASTGVGLVLNSTPGYVLALLFVSYLGYRMQLFPTGGRYASELTVGFNASFLGSVLYHGALPIASMALVGFGGWALSMRGNSIRVLGEDYLRVARLRGLSTRRIAMRYVARNAILPMYTGLMIAIGTVFGGAVIIENIFAYPGVGFYLIQGINARDYPLMMGGFIIITIAMVIGITVADLTYGVLDPRAKGGGSRESY
- a CDS encoding ABC transporter substrate-binding protein encodes the protein MANNHTDHEHQSILSRRRFVSGVSLAGIAGLAGCGGQQAQQTATEASGDGGDETDADPTDSETATEVQATSEAQRKIQELAYITNQTLPVLPVMEKLAQSFQSTDDWNVPGADSDAVQTYWPTEWLPREGQWTATDDSDDDRLTFAQWAVPQDSQYNPWNGQNYGEARRLMFDRFMKYNLATQEYTGYAIQDWEVGEETVSLTVREGLTWHNGDDVTATDVANQVKLDIYNGGSLGNFVAPEDMGAVSDRVTTVDESTVEITLAEPASETILLAYLQPKRLTAHDDSYGEFVTALDEAADEDERASALSDLTNDTTPEPVGCGPFQFEDADSQRTLVSKYEDHPDADNINVPEAEYLYKPQNQGRWNSLINNETDGSATLFMPQNRLNQLPDSMQVSLIPRHWGMGLMFNFEEEPVDDVRVRKAIAHVVNRENAALNSGAGTKSKLAVTYPSGLTGEFNNQIEGGWLEGVVDEFETYGPGESQTEAAASLLRDAGYEKQNGTWQKDGEPLELPIKGPSGFSDWVTGVETIVSNLKDFGIKAESIMLDNSTYWGSDYSNGDFVVGLQGWASYDHSYPYFHFDWIFNSWDAKNAWNLPGEFESPILHDEERDSETVTPVDIVDELSTANQ